A section of the Humulus lupulus chromosome 2, drHumLupu1.1, whole genome shotgun sequence genome encodes:
- the LOC133819315 gene encoding peptide methionine sulfoxide reductase B5-like, which produces MTATPAPVPVQKSEEEWRAILSPEQFRILRQKGTEERGTGKYDKLFEEGVYDCAGCGTPLYKASTKFNSGCGWPAFFEGLPGAINRTPDPDGRRTEITCAACGGHLGHVFKGEGFQTPTDERHCVNSVSVKFVPANAATAAASVSV; this is translated from the exons ATGACGGCTACACCTGCTCCAGTCCCTGTGCAAAAGTCAGAAGAAGAGTGGCGAGCTATTCTCTCCCCGGAACAGTTTAGGATTCTTCGTCAAAAAGGAACAGA GGAGCGAGGCACTGGGAAATACGACAAGTTGTTTGAAGAAGGAGTTTATGATTGTGCTGGTTGTGGTACACCACTTTACAAAGCTAGTACCAAATTTAACTCAGGCTGTGGTTGGCCTGCATTCTTTGAGGGTCTGCCTGGAGCTATAAACCGCACA cCGGACCCAGATGGGAGAAGAACTGAGATAACTTGTGCAGCTTGTGGTGGACACTTGGGCCATGTTTTCAAAGGAGAAGGATTCCAAACTCCAACCGATGAACGACACTGCGTGAATAGCGTTTCGGTCAAATTTGTTCCAGCCaatgctgctactgctgctgcttcaGTCTCAGTATGA
- the LOC133819316 gene encoding uncharacterized protein LOC133819316 isoform X2 has translation MLLEKPQFDPKGPPPPLHQTDVDDDDDNVKQLKECSSLYLALQDCLVNTNRNWKSCQKVQALKSCNERKKNDKGK, from the exons ATGTTACTTGAGAAACCCCAATTCGACCCAAAGgggcctcctcctcctcttcacCAAACTGATGTAGACGATGATGATGACAACGTCAAACAACTCAAAGAGTGTTCTTCTCTCTACTTGGCCTTACAG GATTGTCTTGTAAACACCAACAGGAATTGGAAATCTTGCCAGAAAG TTCAAGCGTTGAAGTCATGCAatgagaggaaaaagaacgaCAAAGGCAAGTGA
- the LOC133819316 gene encoding uncharacterized protein LOC133819316 isoform X1, giving the protein MLLEKPQFDPKGPPPPLHQTDVDDDDDNVKQLKECSSLYLALQDCLVNTNRNWKSCQKEVQALKSCNERKKNDKGK; this is encoded by the exons ATGTTACTTGAGAAACCCCAATTCGACCCAAAGgggcctcctcctcctcttcacCAAACTGATGTAGACGATGATGATGACAACGTCAAACAACTCAAAGAGTGTTCTTCTCTCTACTTGGCCTTACAG GATTGTCTTGTAAACACCAACAGGAATTGGAAATCTTGCCAGAAAG AAGTTCAAGCGTTGAAGTCATGCAatgagaggaaaaagaacgaCAAAGGCAAGTGA